The Diceros bicornis minor isolate mBicDic1 chromosome 14, mDicBic1.mat.cur, whole genome shotgun sequence genome segment tcttttttttcaaaaaactttGAAATATGGAGTCCGTTGttggggctggggtggaggtggaAAATTCAGAATGCAATGAGGTAAACGAATAACTGCCCCCAAAGAGTCAAAAGCTGCTTAAGAGGCCAATTAACATAATAAAAGTACAGGCTTCAGAATCCGACAAACTCGGTTCTGATTATGACTTGTCCACTTAAAATTTGCATAACTTTTGGTGAATCATACACCTTTGAGCCAGAATTCCCACAATAAGACAATACCTTACCCTTTATAGGgatcaaattatatatatatgtatctagtATTTGGCACAATTATTAGCACCTagttaaatgttaaataaatggtAGGCATATTATtatcaggaagaaaataagaCTATAATGTTATTGCCACATACCAGGCAGGAGTAACACACGCTTAATCAATGCTAAAGATAATGAGTACCCCTGGGGCAGAAACTAGACCACATTCTCCCAAGAGGTTTATGGATTCTTGTTACTTGGTGCTCTTCTCTCTGGCCCCAAGGATAAGTTTCCAGGTAACCACCAACTCAGGATGACCTAAGCATATATTCATTCCCAAGTagtacttttattaaaaaaaaaaaaaaaatctctctttcaGCTAGTTTACTTTTCTCAGAATAAACACCTAAAACTTGGATTTCCTCTTATCTTTGTAGTTGGGTTTTATGACCTCCATTGGGATAAGAAACCAATATTTTCTATATGGCTGAGTAACTCTATCCAGACTAGACAAATCCAACCATCATGTTTGTGCCTGCTTTTACTGCACACGGAAGAACACAGCTTGTGATGTTTATCTCTTCCTTTACTGTTCTTGGAAGATATACATACACAAGCAACTggaaccaaaattaaaaaaatatactgaCAAGGATAAAAGACTAATGAaagtattgttttaattatttaagcATTTAAAGTTTCTTTACAATAAAGATTCATGGTTTAGTGAAAAGAATAGATTGAAATCAAAATGACAACATTCTGGCTCAGCCTCCAGCACTGATTGTCTACATAATCTTGAAGAAGTCATTTATTTTCCCTGGTCCTCAAACTCTTCACAGGTAATAGATAAGAGAATTAAAGTTTATTATCTTATCAAAATTTATgagtatatacatatgcatatagaaaatatgaaaggaaTGTATATATACGTGGGTATATGTTAACATAAGTACAGTGGCCCTATGTGTCTGTGGGATTCTCATCCTCAGATTCAACCAACCATGGCAGAACCGACTGTATTCATTGTACtacactgttttatatatgagcatccatggattttggtatgCTGGAGGGTTCCTGGAAACAACTCCCTGCAGATACAGAGGGACAACTGTATGTTTATACATGCCCATTAGCAGATCCTCATTCACACCTATATATGCATCTTAGTTTCTTATGAGAAAGTAGACTACAAACAAGGAGGCTGGAATAGGTGATAGGTAAGGTCCAATCCTATGCTGACATCGTGTGTTTCTAACATTTAAAATGCCCATATCCTCCATCCAACACAACTGGGCAGTGGGAACTTGCCAGCAATGCAAGTTCTCAGGCTGTACCCCAGAATTACTGAATCAGGGACTGTGGGGGAGAGGCCCAGCCATCTGTGTTGCACCctgctttccaggtgattcttaagTGCACTAAAATGTGAGAACCACTGCAGTCTAACATTGTTAGGTAATAACTACGGCTAGAGTCATAGGCGGAAACGGAGAGCCaataattaaaggagaaaaaaccaGATATTCTACAGAGAACTTGGGTCAGAGGTGGTAGGGACAGAGTTTGGGGAGACACAGCATAGGTGAGCGTAGGGAGTGTTTCTTATGGTGGGAGGGAACTGGTGTGGTTGTGAGAATGCAGGACAGAAGCCCAAGCAGCAATCATAAAGCAGATCATTTGTTCTCATGCAGTCATATCTGCTATATGCTAAGAACTGCTGGCTTTAGAACATTTTTCCAGCAGTAGATCCCAAGGAAGACAATTATCTTCTGTTCTCAGCCATAGCTATCTCTGACCCCTCAGTTATTTACTGTAGGGACCTGAGACAGGGTGAGTTAAGGCTTCTCAGGCTGATCCTACACGTTTTCTCTAGACCCTTTTCAACAACCCAAGATGCTCCTGATCCTAGTGTTAATTTTCCCCTCATTGGCAGCTAAAGAGTGTGTGTTATGttcagggaaagaaagaaaattcttggAGTTTCAATGGGCTAGAGGTGAACTTGGCCAGAAAAACTTGCAGGGGTGAGAATAAGCCTATGGAAACGACAAGGCAAGAAGTCCACATGGATACAGTTCAGGAGGCTTATGAGTGCCATGTTGTCATCCAGAATATTGCCCTGACAAGGGAACCCCCAGCTTTGCAACTTCCTGGCCAGTGTGAGGACCACCAGCTTGTTATAACCTTTTCTGCGATGCTCTGGCAGAGTATAGCTGTGGCAAACGGTGGCAAACTGGTCTGTGAGACACCAAGAGATTGGGCTTCCCTCGTCATCGCGGAGACATGCACTGGGGAAGCAGGAGATGACGTTGGCAAGGTACCGGAGGCACTGTTCATTGCCGCCCCGAGACCAAGTCCGGTTGAGTAGATCAGCATCAGCAACACTCAGGTAAGTTAGTCGTAGGGAAGTCCCCATTCTAGACGAAAATGATGAGAGAAGAAATATGAACTCGGGGTCATGTGACTACAAACAATTACTTCTCTTTTACACTAATTCAAACTGAGAAAACATCTCGGAGATAGTGCCTAGCAAATGCCTCAACATTTTCAATGAACCAGAATCCATCACTCCAGCTTATAAACATCTTTCAGGGTTTCATTTCTGATAGTACAAAATACTCATTATGCCACATTAAAGTCTTTTCTTGTAATTTCATGCCCATTTTTTATTGTCCTCAGTATAGATCAAGGCAAGTATTTCATTTCTCTGTAAAACAATTCTCAGATTTGCTCTTAAGTCCTAAGTCTGTTGACACCCTTTCTGAAGCCTTGAACAAGTCTAGATTCCTGGGCCCTCATCTtttccttggtaaaaaaaaaaaaaaaaaaaaaaaaaaaaaaaaaagttttaggtAAAACTTCTGTCTTTATGCATCTgtggccagaaaaagaaatacaaattgctTAATGTTCCAGGCACATGTAGATGCTCAGGAAATGCTAGTTCTTCTAGACTTTCCCCTAAAAGGTCCGGAGAAAAGTCTAAAAGCCCACGGCattaagataaagaaaaaggtaGGAATTGCTACAGTTTCTAAGAACTGAGATGGATTACTTAGTTGAAAGCCTATGGAGCCGGTTGTGCTTCAAAATGTGCTTTCATTCTTGAAGTTATCAATGTTGTGAGACCATCCCCAGTGACTGTTAAGAGACTGGTAAGGTCCTTCTTGCTATGATCTTCTTTATGAAGCACaagtttgtgttttctctttgttaGTGGTTCTGCAATATTAGCTCACATTCAGGCATGCTGTGGGCTCTGTCTGGCACTGTGCCAATCATCTAACCACTAAGCAGGggtaaaagaaataaatacaagcACTAACTGGCTTAAtaggatttttaatttaatttttgaaaatgaacTTTAAAACAAGGGCAAAGAAGCCTCAggcaaaaatgtcactgcaaataaaaacactgtcAAGGCAAATGTTTCAGGAGTAGTTATATTAGAGACTATGACCTTGTTTCTGAAAgccagatataaaataaaatagagtgtACAAATTTGAGTAATCACTTAGGTGTTAAAGACAAATTGTCTAACTTCCTACACAGAAGAGATCAATTCATGTCGAAACTTGATTTTTAAAGGCCTGACTGGGGACCACAGAGAACTCTAAAAAAGGACAAATACCTGGTTTCTTCAAAAAAAAGTaatgtaagaaataaaaaagatgaaagggAACCCATCTGTCAAAAGAAACTTAAGAGAGCTATTAACCAATTATAATGTATGAACCTTATGCAGACAAACAGAAAATGACAGAGCAGGGACTCCAAAGTAAGTAGAAAAGAAGAATGCAGATACAAACGAACAAATGTTTTGGAGGATTTGATTCTGGAGTCAGACTTCCTAGGATTATTTCCTGGCTTTACAGTTTATTCCTGTGTGTTACTTCAACTCTGGTCAGaaagggaataataatagcaccaCTTTACAGGGCTATGGAAAGGATTCAGGaggtaatatatttaaaacatttactaCCTGGCACATGAGAGCTCAACATAAGGGAGGTTATATACCCTCATGTctgaaacaacaaaaaactctaaCAATCTTGGCCTCAGACAATAGAGGTAATTAAGAATTATTTGAGGGAGGAAGATAGCAAGgaattatttttctgtgtatacTGTGAAAATACAGGACAACTAAGTTCATTTATTACTGTGGACAAAGACACTGATTTGATTTTGCAGAAAATTATGAACAGTCAAGCACAGCAgaaaggaacacacacacacacacacacacaaacacacacacttagaCTCAATGGCTTAAATCCAAGATGCCTAAATATTTCTTAATGGTACAAAGTACTCCAGTCACTGCTATCTGTACTTCTATAGAGTAAGTATTATCCCAAATGCAGAAACTTGTTTACATACAGGGAACTGGTGTCTGGCAGAGGTGTAACAGCAGGGAAGCAAACAGCCTTGGAGGAAGTTAGCTTTACATCTACCTGCTTTGAGTTGGCAACAGCTTTGGAAACATCATATAACTCACTCTGCAGCCCTGTATATGGAAAGACATAACGAAAAAATGTGGGCATTTTATTTGAAAACGCAAAAAGGAAATTTGTTGCAATATTTTTATCATCAATACCACCAGTTTGCCACcctatgtatttatatatgaattATTACAGCTACTCCCTGTCTGATTTTCAAACTTTGTGTGGGATTTTCAAATTCCTCTCATGTTGTCCATTGTGATCACGATCTTCCATGGAAATTTGATGTGAATACCCCTTAGGAATTTGGAATTTCTTGTGCgaattttgatttttctgacTCCTCAGACTGACCTTAAGCTCCTTAAGGTAAGGGACATTTTATAAGCTCTAAAAGTCTGTGATCTACCATGCAGCTAGAAGTATAAAAGAGCTTAGATTT includes the following:
- the GLYATL3 gene encoding glycine N-acyltransferase-like protein 3, translated to MLVLNCSTKLLILEKMLKIHFPESLKVYGAVMNINRGNPFQKEIVLDSWPDFKAVITRQQKSTETDNLDHYTNAYAVFYKDVRAYQQLLEECDVINWDQCFQIQGLQSELYDVSKAVANSKQVDVKLTSSKAVCFPAVTPLPDTSSLMGTSLRLTYLSVADADLLNRTWSRGGNEQCLRYLANVISCFPSACLRDDEGSPISWCLTDQFATVCHSYTLPEHRRKGYNKLVVLTLARKLQSWGFPCQGNILDDNMALISLLNCIHVDFLPCRFHRLILTPASFSGQVHL